A portion of the Fusobacterium nucleatum genome contains these proteins:
- a CDS encoding chromate transporter → MTYFDLFFVFFKVGLFSFGGGYAILPLMQHEVVDVNKWISFKDFMDIVAISQITPGPISINLATHVGYRIGGTLGSTIATTSVVLPSIIIVSIIVIFLKRFNKLSVVQRIFKSLRVTIVGLILAAGIALFVKENFIDYKSYIIFTSVLIGGLIFKIGSITLIILSGLAGAILYYII, encoded by the coding sequence ATGACATATTTTGATTTATTTTTTGTATTTTTTAAAGTTGGACTTTTTAGTTTTGGAGGAGGCTATGCAATACTTCCACTTATGCAACATGAGGTTGTAGATGTAAATAAATGGATAAGTTTTAAAGACTTTATGGATATTGTAGCTATTTCTCAGATTACACCAGGTCCAATTTCTATAAATTTAGCAACTCATGTTGGATATAGAATAGGTGGAACTCTTGGCTCTACTATTGCAACAACAAGTGTGGTTTTACCTTCAATAATAATTGTAAGTATTATAGTGATATTTTTAAAAAGATTCAATAAATTATCAGTAGTTCAAAGAATCTTTAAATCATTAAGAGTAACTATTGTTGGTTTAATTTTAGCAGCAGGAATAGCACTTTTTGTTAAAGAAAATTTTATAGATTATAAATCATATATAATATTTACTTCAGTATTAATTGGAGGTTTAATATTTAAAATAGGAAGTATAACTTTAATTATTTTATCAGGGCTAGCAGGGGCGATATTATACTATATAATTTAA
- a CDS encoding NADH:flavin oxidoreductase, whose product MEKINIFTDFKIKNIHIKNRIVLPPMVRFSLIEDDSYVTQDLIEWYGMIAKSGVGLIIVEATAVEESGKLRENQIGIWNDSFIEGLTKVANEIHKYDVPCMIQIHHAGFKEKISEVAEEELDRILKLFEEAFVRAKKCGFDGIEIHGAHTYLISQLNSKLWNKRKDKYGERLYFSKKLIENTKYLFDDNFILGYRMGGNEPELEDGIENAKILESYGLDILHVSSGVPNPKYKRQVKIKNFPKDFSLDWIIYMGTEIKKHVKIPVIGVSKIKKESQASWLVENNLLDFVAVGKAMISQDKWMEKARKDFVLRKK is encoded by the coding sequence ATGGAAAAAATTAATATTTTTACAGATTTTAAAATAAAAAATATACATATAAAAAATAGAATAGTTCTTCCTCCTATGGTGAGATTTTCTCTTATTGAAGATGATAGCTATGTAACCCAAGACTTAATTGAATGGTATGGAATGATAGCTAAAAGTGGAGTAGGTCTTATAATTGTTGAAGCAACAGCAGTTGAAGAAAGTGGTAAATTAAGAGAAAATCAAATTGGAATATGGAATGATAGTTTTATAGAAGGACTCACTAAAGTGGCTAATGAAATTCACAAATATGATGTCCCCTGTATGATACAAATTCACCATGCAGGTTTTAAAGAAAAAATTTCAGAGGTTGCAGAAGAAGAACTGGATAGAATTTTAAAACTTTTTGAAGAAGCTTTTGTTAGAGCTAAAAAATGTGGTTTTGATGGAATAGAAATTCATGGGGCACATACTTATCTAATTTCTCAATTAAATTCAAAACTTTGGAATAAAAGAAAGGATAAATATGGAGAAAGACTTTATTTTTCAAAAAAGTTAATTGAAAATACAAAATACTTATTTGATGATAATTTTATTCTTGGTTATAGAATGGGAGGAAATGAACCTGAACTTGAAGATGGAATAGAAAATGCTAAGATTTTAGAAAGTTATGGCTTAGATATATTACATGTTTCAAGTGGAGTACCTAATCCTAAATATAAAAGACAGGTAAAAATAAAAAACTTTCCTAAGGATTTTTCTTTAGATTGGATAATATATATGGGAACTGAAATAAAAAAGCATGTAAAAATTCCAGTTATAGGAGTGAGTAAAATAAAAAAAGAAAGTCAAGCTAGTTGGCTTGTGGAAAATAATTTATTGGATTTTGTAGCAGTAGGAAAAGCTATGATTTCACAAGATAAATGGATGGAAAAAGCTAGAAAAGATTTTGTACTCAGAAAAAAATAA
- a CDS encoding HicB family protein, which yields MATINYIAVVKQLESGKFLISFPDFEGITTTAETEESIQDVASGVIKAKLAELKKANIEAPEAKKITEVSKELKDGEFTTYVAVKESFDFKSTMTNLKDKETVKETAKEMTNKVNDFVNNVPEGKENLFAMGGGVLSILNTLFFAVVTVKLPFFGNYSIGFFKGLSEVSDFSKEARNSQFILIFSGILFLAMAGFLTYSAFIKNKNFLKYSIFGNIALLVIFYIVLYVKLPGGEASKYISVSYFKILLYIISLGLAYLTYRALDKKDKEEVEENAKPLGTILEKEEDRGE from the coding sequence ATGGCAACAATAAATTATATTGCAGTAGTTAAACAATTAGAAAGTGGAAAGTTTTTAATATCTTTTCCAGATTTTGAAGGAATTACAACAACAGCAGAAACAGAAGAAAGCATACAAGATGTTGCATCAGGAGTTATAAAAGCGAAGTTAGCTGAATTAAAAAAAGCTAATATAGAAGCACCTGAAGCTAAAAAAATAACAGAAGTTTCTAAGGAACTAAAAGATGGTGAATTTACAACTTATGTAGCAGTTAAAGAAAGTTTTGATTTTAAATCTACTATGACTAATTTAAAAGATAAGGAAACAGTCAAAGAAACTGCAAAAGAAATGACAAATAAAGTTAATGATTTTGTTAATAATGTGCCAGAAGGAAAGGAAAATCTTTTTGCTATGGGAGGAGGAGTACTATCTATATTAAATACTCTATTCTTTGCAGTAGTGACAGTAAAACTTCCATTTTTTGGTAATTATTCAATAGGATTTTTTAAAGGCTTATCTGAAGTATCTGATTTTAGTAAAGAAGCTAGAAATTCTCAATTTATTTTAATATTTTCAGGAATATTATTCTTAGCAATGGCAGGTTTTTTAACTTATTCAGCTTTTATAAAAAATAAAAACTTTTTAAAATATTCTATTTTTGGAAATATAGCTTTATTAGTAATATTTTATATAGTTTTGTATGTAAAATTACCTGGTGGAGAAGCTAGTAAATATATTTCTGTATCTTATTTTAAGATTTTACTTTATATAATTTCATTAGGACTAGCTTATTTAACTTATAGAGCTTTAGATAAGAAGGATAAAGAAGAAGTTGAAGAAAATGCAAAACCATTAGGAACTATACTTGAAAAAGAGGAGGATAGAGGTGAATAA
- a CDS encoding phosphatidylinositol-4-phosphate 5-kinase, which yields MNKDLKKFILFLIGSIIVAFAISYSYSAYQTCQHNKKINEVKNAFDFGGTNKKAEDVKKNENSQEAWQNQMLEILELLGYSKVDTRPFYKRIYDKLTGKKVYNYIDKSGHETEAGSFEFCNEVLYENLNIKNETVMVEVKDNKIIEKFFDGDKELMQIELTANDDYSSYDQKIYSYITKKTITVKDVLNKDTYLNTKNGIIEYEDGKTIEFTHKNSEMNGPAIETFPNGDKIEFNFVNDKRIGEAEKFYKNGDREIFTYGENNKKTGSSTYYFANGDVEETIYVDGVLQGPAKYMYKDGVVEHYKYKDGKRIED from the coding sequence GTGAATAAGGATTTAAAGAAGTTTATTCTTTTCCTAATAGGTTCAATTATAGTAGCTTTTGCTATTAGTTATTCTTATTCTGCTTATCAAACCTGTCAACATAATAAAAAGATAAATGAAGTTAAAAATGCTTTTGACTTTGGAGGTACTAATAAGAAAGCAGAAGATGTCAAAAAGAATGAAAATTCACAGGAAGCATGGCAAAATCAAATGCTAGAAATTTTAGAACTTTTAGGATATTCAAAAGTTGATACAAGACCTTTTTATAAAAGAATATATGATAAACTAACTGGAAAAAAAGTTTATAACTATATTGATAAAAGTGGGCATGAGACAGAAGCTGGAAGTTTTGAATTTTGTAATGAAGTATTATACGAAAATCTTAACATTAAAAATGAAACTGTAATGGTAGAAGTTAAAGATAATAAAATAATAGAAAAATTTTTTGATGGAGATAAAGAACTTATGCAGATTGAGTTAACAGCAAATGATGATTATAGCTCCTATGATCAGAAAATTTATAGCTATATAACTAAAAAAACGATTACTGTAAAAGATGTCTTAAATAAAGATACTTACTTAAATACTAAAAATGGTATTATAGAATATGAAGATGGAAAGACTATTGAATTTACACACAAAAATAGTGAAATGAATGGACCAGCTATTGAAACTTTTCCTAATGGAGATAAGATAGAATTTAATTTTGTTAATGATAAAAGAATTGGTGAAGCTGAAAAATTCTATAAAAATGGTGATAGAGAAATATTCACATATGGAGAAAATAACAAAAAAACTGGAAGTTCTACATACTACTTTGCAAATGGAGATGTAGAAGAAACTATTTATGTAGATGGAGTTTTACAAGGACCAGCTAAATATATGTATAAAGATGGTGTTGTGGAACATTATAAGTATAAAGATGGAAAAAGGATTGAAGATTAA
- a CDS encoding pseudouridine synthase: MRLDKFLVECGIGSRKEVKKLISNGEIAVNGMSDILAKDNIDENSDTIEYNGERLEYKEFRYYIMNKKAGYITATEDFKEDTVMDLLPEWVIKKDLAPVGRLDKDTEGLLLFTNDGKLNHKLLSPKNHIDKVYYVEIEKNILDEDILKLEQGVDIGNYITQPAKVEKISDNKIYLTIKEGKFHQVKKMLEAVNNKVCYLRRESFGKLTLNDLTLGEVKEVSLEDII, encoded by the coding sequence ATGAGATTAGATAAATTCTTAGTTGAATGTGGTATAGGAAGTAGAAAAGAAGTTAAAAAATTAATCTCAAATGGTGAAATAGCTGTTAATGGAATGAGTGATATATTAGCCAAAGATAATATAGATGAAAATTCTGATACTATAGAATATAATGGAGAAAGGCTAGAATATAAAGAATTTAGATACTATATTATGAATAAAAAAGCTGGATATATAACTGCAACAGAAGATTTTAAAGAAGATACTGTTATGGATTTATTACCAGAATGGGTAATAAAAAAAGATTTAGCACCAGTTGGTAGACTTGATAAAGATACAGAGGGTTTATTACTTTTTACAAATGATGGAAAATTAAATCATAAATTATTATCTCCTAAGAACCATATAGATAAAGTTTATTATGTTGAAATAGAAAAAAACATTTTAGATGAAGATATCTTGAAACTAGAACAGGGAGTTGATATAGGAAACTATATCACTCAACCTGCAAAGGTTGAAAAAATATCTGATAACAAAATTTATTTAACTATTAAAGAAGGAAAATTTCATCAAGTAAAAAAAATGTTAGAAGCAGTAAATAATAAAGTTTGTTATCTAAGAAGAGAGAGTTTTGGTAAATTAACATTGAATGATTTAACTTTGGGGGAAGTTAAAGAGGTTAGTTTAGAAGATATAATTTAA